Proteins encoded within one genomic window of Microcebus murinus isolate Inina chromosome 8, M.murinus_Inina_mat1.0, whole genome shotgun sequence:
- the TEX51 gene encoding testis-expressed protein 51 isoform X2 gives MLSLLLICVLPAANGKNCLLCWPEISALLDYDLQILWGSPGPPPELPQSLHSLFLEDNDLLQLSCLSLVSSSDRDHLEEATAQLFTQVDQAIKKLRFDKSVLLEEIRMHETLFAERLKDMSEGLKEKACNPSCDMRSAVEVTNCANCRTHFLSCGDPTFCPARPWRSSTWAVSISLGLLLAAAGDLTFSGAGRRKQ, from the exons ATGCTGTCTCTCCTGCTCATCTGTGTCCTGCCTGCCGCCAACGGGAAGAACTGCCTCCTCTGCTGGCCAGAAATATCCGCCCTGCTAGACTATGACCTGCAGATTCTCTGGGGCAGCCCAGGGCCCCCCCCAGAGCTCCCCCAAAGCCTCCACTCTCTGTTCCTGGAAGATAATGATTTGCTCCAACTCTCGTGTCTTT CCCTTGTCTCATCCTCAGATCGTGACCACTTGGAGGAAGCAACAGCCCAACTCTTCACTCAAGTAGACCAAGCCATTAAAAAGTTACGGTTCG ATAAGTCAGTACTTCTGGAAGAGATTCGCATGCACGAGACTCTCTTTGCCGAGAGGCTGAAGGACATGTCTGAGGGGCTGAAGGAGAAAG CCTGCAACCCGTCCTGTG ACATGCGCTCCGCAGTGGAGGTCACCAACTGCGCCAACTGCAGGACTCACTTCCTCTCCTGCGGGGACCCCACTTTCTGCCCAG ccaggccctggcGGTCCTCCACGTGGGCTGTGAGCATCAGCCTTGGCCTGCTCCTGGCCGCAGCTGGAG ATCTTACTTTTTCTGGCGCAGGAAGAAGGAAGCAGTAA
- the TEX51 gene encoding testis-expressed protein 51 isoform X1 has translation MLSLLLICVLPAANGKNCLLCWPEISALLDYDLQILWGSPGPPPELPQSLHSLFLEDNDLLQLSCLSLVSSSDRDHLEEATAQLFTQVDQAIKKLRFDKSVLLEEIRMHETLFAERLKDMSEGLKEKACNPSCDMRSAVEVTNCANCRTHFLSCGDPTFCPARPWRSSTWAVSISLGLLLAAAGGGSYFFWRRKKEAVKVPGKETPTPRRHNLGVPRR, from the exons ATGCTGTCTCTCCTGCTCATCTGTGTCCTGCCTGCCGCCAACGGGAAGAACTGCCTCCTCTGCTGGCCAGAAATATCCGCCCTGCTAGACTATGACCTGCAGATTCTCTGGGGCAGCCCAGGGCCCCCCCCAGAGCTCCCCCAAAGCCTCCACTCTCTGTTCCTGGAAGATAATGATTTGCTCCAACTCTCGTGTCTTT CCCTTGTCTCATCCTCAGATCGTGACCACTTGGAGGAAGCAACAGCCCAACTCTTCACTCAAGTAGACCAAGCCATTAAAAAGTTACGGTTCG ATAAGTCAGTACTTCTGGAAGAGATTCGCATGCACGAGACTCTCTTTGCCGAGAGGCTGAAGGACATGTCTGAGGGGCTGAAGGAGAAAG CCTGCAACCCGTCCTGTG ACATGCGCTCCGCAGTGGAGGTCACCAACTGCGCCAACTGCAGGACTCACTTCCTCTCCTGCGGGGACCCCACTTTCTGCCCAG ccaggccctggcGGTCCTCCACGTGGGCTGTGAGCATCAGCCTTGGCCTGCTCCTGGCCGCAGCTGGAGGTGG ATCTTACTTTTTCTGGCGCAGGAAGAAGGAAGCAGTAAAGGTACCAGGAAAGGAGACCCCTACCCCAAGGAGGCACAACCTGGGTGTGCCCCGGAGGTAG